The following is a genomic window from Xiphophorus couchianus chromosome 5, X_couchianus-1.0, whole genome shotgun sequence.
ACAAACGAGAGCACCAAATGTCCCAGACCCACACACGTTGTTAAACTCGCTAAGACCAAGCAATAAATTCTTCACAGTAATTGACCTCAGCAATGCttttttctctgtacccatTCATCCAGACTCCCAGTTTTGGTTCGCATTTACCTACAGAGGTCAGGGGTATACTTATACTAGATTACCCCGAGGTTTTGCGGACAGTCCAAGCATATTTTGTGAAGCAATTATGGCCTGcttgtctgattttcaaatatcgGGAAAAACGTCAACTTTTGATTTATGTTGATGACCTGTTAATAGCATCTGAAAGCGAGGAAGCATGCAGAGCAGATTCACTCGCTCTGCTGCACCATCTCTGTCAGACAGGGAACAAAGTAAACAAGGATAAGCTACAGTGGGTCAGAGCAGAAGTAAATTATTTGGGACACACACTTTCTGCTGAGGGGAAGCAGATACAAAAAGCGAGAAAAGAGACAGTTTCTGAAGCTCCTAAACCAGAAATTAAGAAGCAAATGATGTCATTTCTCGGACTTTGCAATTACTGCAGAGCCTGGATTCCACACTATGCTGAAAAAACACAGGCTTTACAGGATTTGATTCATGGCACCCCAATGGCCATGACTGACAAAATAACTTGGAATccagaagctaaaaaaaaaaaaaagatttgctgAACTTAAACAAGCATTAAGGCAGGCAACAACTTTGATTCTTCCAAACTATAAAAAAACCAGACAGGTTATTCTGTTGTTGCTTTGCCGAACAAAATAATAGATGCAGAGAGAATTTCTAGCACTCATTctgcacaagcagcagaattGATTGCTTTGACTAGGGCATGCGAACTGGCTAAGGACAAGCACCTGACAGTGTACACAGATAGCCAGTATGTTTTCTctacactgttttattttgcgaAACAATGGGAGCGTAGAGGAATGACAACCTCTACTGGGAGACCAATAACACATGCATCTTTGCTTAAAGATCTTTTACAAGCAATACAACTCCCAACTAAACTAGCTGTATGTAAATGCGCAGCtcacacaaaaagcaaagatgaagTTTCAGATGGAAACAGACTAGCTGATAAAATCGctaaagaagctgcagcagggaAGCATGGGAAAGGTATATTCTCAGCACAGACTGAAGGGGAACAACAAATGATAGACAAAACAGTACTAAAAGACATGCAGGACAATGCACCACAGGCTGAGAATAGGCTGTGGATAACTAAAGGTGCAAAAATGAATGTCGGGAACATTTTTGAGGTTAATGACAAACCAGTGCTTCctaagtctttatttaaagcagcTGCAATTGTGACACATGGGCGCTGCCATGTGTCAACTGGGGGGATGGAATGcataataaaacagcatttcacAACGTATGGTTTAAATTCttacttaaaatctttttgtactgCATGTCCAGTCTGTGTGAAATACAATCCTCAGGGAAACATAAGGCCAAAACGAGGCAGGTTCCCAAAATCATCTTATCCCTTTCAAACTATGCACatggattttattgaactttcacAAAGTGGGCCATATAAATATTGTCTGGTGATGATTGATGCTTTTTCTAAATGGGTTGAAATAGTTCCAGCAAAGCATGCAGATGCTTTGACAGTAGCTAAGGCTATTTGTAAAACTATCATCCCAACACATGGCATCCCACAGACTGTGTATAGTGACAATGGACCACATTTTGTTAACCGAGTGATACAAAACATGGCTACACACTTGGGAATGACATTAAAAAATCACTGTGCCTATCGGCCACAGAGTGCAGGGCTGGTGGAAAGAACAAATGCTACTGTGAAAAGTAGATTAAGAAAGTGCATGGCAGACACTGGCCGATCCTGGCCAGAATGTTTAGACTTGGTGAAGCTCTATATGAGAATCACATCAACAGCTGATGGTCTAACaccttttgaaataattcatgGGAGAGCTTACAGATTGCCTCTGTTTGCTCCAGACATACAAAAAGCTGATGAAGAACAGACATTAGCAGATTATATGATCAGGACTCTTAAACTGAAGGAAGTGTCCAGTGCAAATTTACTGCCTTCTGATTCTCCTCCTATACAGGAAGCCATTCCACTTGAGCCAGGTGACTGGGTCTACATAAAAGTCATCAAACGAAAGAACTGGACGAGTCCACGGTGGGAAGGACCATTCCAAGTACTGATGACCACACCAACAGCTGTAAAAATTGCTGAAAGACCCAGCTGGATACATCTTAGTCACTGTAAGCGGCAGAGAGTGTTGGACCCCTAATTCGGAGTAGAGAGGAAGGTGGGCTTTTTAGCCTCTGGGCTACACAGGCATTCtaatttttagtattattttgtcTCAAACCCAGCGAAGAACTGCTAAGATTCTCACTCTTTTAGTTTGGGGGTTCTGACATCTCTGCACGCCGAGCAGTAATGGGGACTCCATATGCAAGATGGATCTTCTACTGTGCTGTGACTGCTGTATGTTTGATGTTTGGAGAAGGAAGTGAGCCTGAGTTCCACCCAAACGACTACAGCACCAACCTGTGGTGGAAACTGATGAATAGAACTGCTTATGAAGGACATGCTGTGAACTGCAACGTGTGTGCGCAGCTGCCGGTTTCCATACATAACTCAGGTCTCCGACCAGGTAACATTACTGACGACAAACAGATGTGTCTCTATGTTCTAAGCACCAGACCACGGCGCGTCCCACCCCTAAGGGGAGACAGACCACGTGAGAAGGATTATTCAGCTGACCTCCGGATGGGTGAGGCTGTGCAAGGACTGTTTCAATCTTTGAATTGTTCACTTGCAGAGGATGTACTTCCTTTTTCGTCATCTCAACAAACTGTATGGAAAATACCAGAGATCATTTCGTTAGCAGGAGCTAAACCAGGATCTCTGGGGAACCGTGTTTATaataatggaaatatttttctagGGACATTGCCCTGGAACTTGTGTAACAGAGTTTACACCTACTGCGAACCGACACAGGATTACATCACCTGCGTAGCCTGCAGGGGTCAAAGGATGGCTCCACACTGCAAAGGCTGGAAGGAAAACCCAGACTGTGACAACTTGCTTCAGGAGAGGAGTTTCAACATCACGCATAAGATAAAGAGGAGACAAGAGACAACACTGTGCAGCGCCATAGTGCCAGGAGATTATGGCTCAAGGATGTTATCTGATTGGTACTTCATATGCGGGAATGAAGCGTACATGTTCTTGCCGAAAAATTGGGGAGGACTGTGTGCTGTGGTTCCCTTGATCAACCCGATTGTATTCATCAGGAAAGCACAGGATGATTCACACACTCGCTCCAAACGAACAGTTATGTCAGAGGTCAAAAGATGGGGAGGCCTCACAACACATACTGAAGTTCCATGGGAAAGGCATCTTATGAGACAACTGAAGATGACCTGTTTCAAGTTTCTGACGATTTTCTGAACAATGATGAAGTcctgtaataaataaacagaaaaatcatttgCTGAATGATTcctacactgaaaatgtttaaacaagtGGTGTTAAGGATGAGGAaactgcttttgattttttgctgtttcttttattttattttttttattatttattacattattttccaattattcactgtgtattttctgtgtttagcttagaaaaaaaaaaaaaaaaaattcttgcatTTATTggttctttacttttcttttcttttctttgcttagcttttgcataatgaaatgataaaaggggggaatgttagagattttttagtattatcattttattttcttactctagttcacattaagtctatagatctttgtgattttctgtttaaagtgttctcttctttaaatgacctggaggtcactactgtctgttcaactttacgagaaatagataacactgagtttctcagactttaaacccttttgcaagaacacctcctaatttagtaaccacctgtgagcaatcgtattttgttttcttgacagtattgaccgagatttgaaccgggctcagacctttgatcagatatcacatctggacctgggttgttagatgtttgggttagaagctttacgacctctgttgtttttcctgactgcccccttgcctgtccttctttgacaataaaaacaggagccgttgtaagggagcccagaatgctctgtggattcctcggagaaaaggttctcagagccttctcccagGAGTTCTcaaagccttctccttttgcaaaagctctacataaaattcatatacgttgtctgtggttctttcttttatttaggttcgaaaggaaaatacctatcaatgGCATTATGAAAAGTGGATTGCATATGATTTATGTGACATGAATATCTACTGTATGGTTGTTTTTGGAGACGTTTGGTTATAATTTGGCTGCAGAAACATTGGTTCCATATAACATGATTAAAACTTGTAAGAGCAGGTAGAAACTGATATTTGCTTCTTTAATCAAATCAGGCAGctgacagaaaaactgttttttttgtaggatagggttagggttagggttagggttttttgtttcagttcaatTCTGCtgccaacaaaacaaacaattgtttATGCATGCAGCCCAGGATTCACTTTCAGAGTGGATATTTGGGGAATTGCTGACTGATGTGGCATTTTGTCTCCAAACCTATTTGACTCAGACATTGTCAGCTCTGCTAAGTTTTATGGCTTCATTTCCATATTTATGCTCCTTGAATTAATACtcgctgtgtgtttgtgtacagAGCATGCATCATGATcagggcttttttttctcttgtagCAAAACAATTTTCCTTGCATATATTTTAACTCCTCCCCCTGGGATATTAAGCCTGGGAAGGTTTATCACTATCCTCTGGCAAAACGGCCACGGTCACTTGTGCGGTGTTTCACGTATCAAATCAGCGCGGTGCTGAAATGACAGCTGCGGTTTGTGCGTTACTTAATCACTGCTGAACAAGAGCGCAGAAATAATCACATTAGCATAGTAATCTGAAGGAGGGGCTGAATTACCAGCGTTTTGTCTGGTGTAGCTGCATGTTGGGACAAATGTGCCGTCAAACGTTCACGAGCTGTGAAAGCGGTCACCATCAATTCATTAGTCAGCTCTCTGGGAGAAAATCTATTTTGATCATCTTCCAATGATGAGGggattatcaaataaaaaagattgtttAAGCAGCTGTGAACTGAGAGAACTGGTTGTTGAGCAAGAAGGTTCTTCGTCTGATCCACACTCTCTGCTCTGCTCATTCTGAGCTTCATCACCTGCAGATTAACGCCTCCAGTCAGGATTAAATTAGGAAA
Proteins encoded in this region:
- the LOC114144942 gene encoding uncharacterized protein LOC114144942, with amino-acid sequence MLNALKEKPYITLIVCGKKVEFLCDTGACKTVLKTKIEGVNPTNESIWVKSADGQTHREHMSKGTSFKDPETGIKIKASVVMSLKCPTNLLGRDLMTKLGIAVVPVQDGMRAVRLKHSDLYTVHKDEKIYCSYDLKPADNPHVPGKLLREARGQLDSPETEMNYNQLHVKMNILNDPQDDYVQTFLETNPVTLAVTEMFTDRRSYAAVTVLLPTSQTKLYKLPANPYISLYKPHNNTWADVGNRTKMAVEATDFKEAERISSTHSAQAAELIALTRACELAKDKHLTVYTDSQYVFSTLFYFAKQWERRGMTTSTGRPITHASLLKDLLQAIQLPTKLAVCKCAAHTKSKDEVSDGNRLADKIAKEAAAGKHGKGIFSAQTEGEQQMIDKTVLKDMQDNAPQAENRLWITKGAKMNVGNIFEVNDKPVLPKSLFKAAAIVTHGRCHVSTGGMECIIKQHFTTYGLNSYLKSFCTACPVCVKYNPQGNIRPKRGRFPKSSYPFQTMHMDFIELSQSGPYKYCLVMIDAFSKWVEIVPAKHADALTVAKAICKTIIPTHGIPQTVYSDNGPHFVNRVIQNMATHLGMTLKNHCAYRPQSAGLRAAISVRPASRRPMSLIVEPEGADGQACDQRWLQLRSSTDETPSLSPRIVMETTTRQ